In one Pleomorphomonas sp. T1.2MG-36 genomic region, the following are encoded:
- a CDS encoding nitrate/nitrite transporter, whose product MQVLGRDGAARALGMSTVAFTVCFAVWTIFAIIGIQLREELQLSEAQFGLLVGTPILTGSLIRILLGIWTDLYGGRLVFTLNMLAAAVATYLLTYATTYPALLLAALGVGIAGGSFSIGVAYVSRFFPPERQGIALGIFGAGNVGAAVTKLLAPLVLVAFGWHAVAEVWAAALAAMAVLFFVTTKDDPVIRQRRLSGERPKSALLELAPLRNVQVWRFSLYYFFVFGAFVALSLWLPQYLVRVYGLDIETAGVIAACFSIPASLFRAYGGHLSDTYGARRVLYWTFLVSIVATFILSYPAADYVIQGVHGDIRFHLGMGLVGFTVTVFILGFFMALGKAAVYKHIPVYYPNHVGAVGGLVGMIGGLGGFLLPILFGVLLDLTGLWTSCFMALFVIVAVSLIWMHFTIRQMERAAAGPVLAALPPFPEMLDMPRPVAAVAPSKAVLTDWRPEDETFWHATGRRIAQRNLWLSIPSLLLSFAIWQVWSVVVSKLPLVGFNLTTDQLFWLAALPGLSGATLRIFYSFMVPIFGGRLWTTLTTWSLVIPAVGIGYAVQNPETPYVVLLILALCCGFGGGNFASSMANISFFFPRAEKGNAMALNAGLGNLGVSVVQFVVPLVITMGMFGKLGGEPAMVSTPSGSAPLWLQNAGFFFVPFIALSAFASWFGMNDIASAKASFSEQAVIFERRHNWIMCWLYTGTFGSFIGYSAGFPLLSKMLFPEVNALAYAFLGPLVGALARSGTGWLADRQGGARVTVWVFALMMAGTAGVLWFIGIKDQPGAFWGFFVSFLVLFFATGVGNASTFQMIPAISAREMMRLMPDADPETRRLQAEKESAAITGFTSAIAAFGAFFIPKGFGTSIALTGGAEAALWSFMVFYVTCLVITWGVYARRGGLLYEVERQRRSAVASATR is encoded by the coding sequence ATGCAAGTCTTGGGGCGTGATGGGGCAGCGCGTGCGCTCGGTATGAGCACGGTCGCGTTTACGGTGTGTTTCGCCGTCTGGACAATCTTCGCTATCATCGGCATTCAGCTCCGCGAGGAGTTGCAGCTGTCAGAAGCCCAGTTCGGACTCCTGGTCGGTACGCCGATCCTTACGGGATCGCTGATCCGCATCCTGTTGGGGATCTGGACCGATCTCTACGGCGGCCGTCTGGTGTTCACGCTTAACATGCTGGCGGCTGCGGTTGCCACCTACCTGCTCACCTATGCCACGACCTATCCGGCGCTTCTTCTCGCCGCCCTCGGCGTCGGCATTGCCGGCGGTTCCTTTTCCATCGGCGTTGCCTACGTTTCACGCTTCTTCCCGCCCGAGCGGCAAGGCATCGCGCTTGGCATCTTCGGTGCCGGCAACGTCGGCGCCGCGGTCACCAAGCTCCTGGCACCGCTGGTGCTCGTCGCATTCGGCTGGCATGCCGTGGCTGAGGTGTGGGCGGCGGCGCTGGCCGCGATGGCGGTCCTGTTCTTCGTGACGACCAAGGACGATCCGGTCATCCGGCAGCGCCGGCTGAGCGGCGAGCGCCCGAAGAGCGCGCTTCTGGAACTTGCGCCGCTCCGCAACGTGCAGGTCTGGCGCTTCTCGCTCTACTATTTCTTCGTCTTCGGTGCCTTCGTCGCCCTGTCGCTGTGGCTGCCGCAGTATCTGGTGCGCGTCTACGGCCTCGATATCGAGACGGCTGGCGTGATCGCGGCCTGCTTCTCGATCCCCGCCAGCCTGTTCCGCGCCTATGGTGGCCATCTGTCCGATACCTACGGCGCCCGTCGCGTCCTCTACTGGACCTTCCTCGTCTCGATCGTCGCCACCTTCATCCTGTCCTATCCGGCCGCCGACTACGTGATCCAGGGCGTCCATGGAGACATCCGGTTCCACCTCGGCATGGGCCTCGTCGGCTTCACCGTGACCGTGTTCATCCTGGGTTTCTTCATGGCCCTCGGCAAGGCGGCGGTCTACAAGCACATTCCCGTCTACTATCCCAATCACGTCGGCGCGGTCGGCGGCCTCGTCGGCATGATCGGCGGTCTCGGCGGCTTTCTGCTGCCCATCCTGTTCGGCGTGCTGCTCGACCTGACGGGCCTCTGGACGTCCTGCTTCATGGCGCTGTTCGTCATCGTCGCGGTGTCGCTCATATGGATGCACTTCACGATCCGCCAGATGGAGCGGGCCGCTGCCGGGCCGGTGCTCGCCGCGCTGCCGCCGTTCCCCGAAATGCTGGACATGCCGAGGCCCGTCGCGGCTGTCGCGCCCAGCAAGGCCGTGCTCACCGATTGGCGGCCGGAGGACGAGACCTTCTGGCACGCGACCGGTCGCCGCATTGCCCAGCGGAATCTCTGGTTGTCGATCCCCTCGCTGCTGCTCAGCTTCGCCATCTGGCAGGTCTGGTCGGTGGTGGTCAGCAAGCTGCCGCTCGTCGGCTTCAACCTCACCACCGACCAGCTGTTCTGGCTGGCGGCGCTGCCCGGCCTGTCCGGCGCGACCTTGCGCATCTTCTACTCCTTCATGGTGCCGATTTTCGGCGGTCGTCTCTGGACGACGCTGACCACATGGTCGCTGGTCATCCCGGCGGTGGGCATCGGCTATGCGGTCCAGAACCCCGAGACGCCCTATGTGGTGCTGCTCATCCTCGCGCTATGCTGCGGCTTCGGCGGCGGCAACTTCGCGTCGTCCATGGCCAACATCTCCTTCTTCTTCCCGAGGGCGGAGAAGGGCAATGCGATGGCGCTCAACGCCGGTCTTGGCAATCTCGGCGTGTCCGTCGTCCAGTTCGTCGTTCCGCTGGTCATCACCATGGGGATGTTCGGCAAGCTCGGCGGCGAGCCGGCCATGGTGAGCACACCATCCGGCTCGGCGCCGCTCTGGCTCCAGAACGCCGGCTTCTTCTTCGTGCCGTTCATTGCCCTCTCGGCCTTCGCGTCGTGGTTTGGCATGAATGACATCGCTTCGGCCAAGGCGTCTTTCTCCGAACAGGCGGTGATCTTCGAGCGGCGGCACAACTGGATCATGTGCTGGCTCTACACCGGCACCTTCGGCTCGTTCATCGGCTATTCCGCCGGTTTCCCGCTGCTCTCCAAGATGCTGTTCCCTGAGGTCAACGCGCTGGCCTACGCCTTCCTCGGCCCGCTCGTCGGCGCACTTGCCCGCTCGGGAACCGGCTGGCTGGCCGATCGGCAGGGTGGCGCCCGCGTCACCGTCTGGGTGTTCGCGCTGATGATGGCCGGAACGGCCGGCGTCCTCTGGTTCATCGGCATCAAGGATCAGCCGGGGGCATTCTGGGGCTTCTTCGTGTCGTTCCTGGTGCTGTTCTTTGCGACCGGCGTCGGCAATGCCTCGACCTTCCAGATGATTCCGGCCATCTCGGCGCGTGAGATGATGCGCCTGATGCCGGACGCCGATCCGGAGACGCGGCGCCTTCAGGCCGAGAAGGAGAGCGCGGCCATCACCGGCTTCACGTCGGCCATCGCCGCGTTCGGTGCCTTCTTCATTCCCAAGGGCTTCGGAACCTCCATCGCGCTGACCGGCGGCGCCGAAGCGGCCCTGTGGTCGTTCATGGTCTTCTACGTCACCTGCCTCGTGATCACCTGGGGCGTCTACGCGCGCCGGGGCGGTCTTCTCTACGAAGTCGAGCGCCAGCGGCGGTCCGCGGTCGCTTCTGCCACCCGCTAA
- a CDS encoding cyclic nucleotide-binding domain-containing protein, whose translation MDRPLPAAMKPEELPILRGLSDCHRRQIMESTLLHTVPAGSMLFEQGDTPNFQIVVMSGSVQLFGRSTSGREVLVEVVSPPDLIIPAAVVTDAPYLMRARVPEQSTFLLIPARAFRDLVASDPVLANSVIGSLSTQFRRMVRQIKNLKLRSAAQRVGCYLLTLSERQGTPEKAVLPYEKNLIASELGVTRESFSRVLSSLEAHGIRIDGQTIWIDDAERLAKECVPDPLIDGRELGPVPNT comes from the coding sequence ATGGATCGTCCGCTGCCCGCTGCCATGAAGCCCGAGGAACTGCCAATCCTGCGTGGTCTCAGCGACTGTCACCGCCGTCAGATCATGGAAAGCACGTTGCTGCACACGGTTCCGGCCGGCAGCATGCTGTTCGAACAAGGGGATACCCCGAACTTCCAGATCGTGGTCATGTCCGGGTCGGTTCAGCTGTTCGGCCGATCAACCAGCGGACGCGAGGTGCTGGTCGAAGTGGTGTCGCCGCCCGATCTGATCATCCCGGCCGCCGTCGTCACCGACGCACCCTATCTGATGCGTGCGCGAGTGCCCGAACAGTCCACATTCCTCCTCATTCCCGCCCGCGCCTTCCGCGACCTGGTTGCGTCCGATCCGGTGCTGGCCAACTCGGTGATCGGCAGCCTCTCCACCCAGTTCCGTCGCATGGTGAGACAGATCAAGAACCTCAAGCTGCGCTCGGCGGCTCAGCGGGTCGGCTGTTACTTGCTGACACTGTCGGAGCGGCAGGGAACCCCGGAAAAGGCCGTGCTGCCCTACGAGAAGAACCTCATCGCCTCGGAACTCGGGGTCACACGCGAGTCCTTTTCGCGCGTCCTCTCCAGTCTAGAGGCGCACGGCATTCGAATCGACGGCCAGACCATCTGGATTGACGACGCCGAGCGGTTGGCGAAGGAGTGCGTTCCCGACCCGCTGATCGACGGTCGGGAGCTTGGACCTGTGCCGAATACCTGA
- a CDS encoding nitrate reductase subunit alpha, producing MSHFLDRLTFFRKTVEPFSDNHGIVTNEDRSWEDGYRKRWQHDKIVRSTHGVNCTGSCSWKIYVKGGIVTWETQQTDYPRTRADLPNHEPRGCARGASYSWYLYSGARVKHPMVRGRLLRLWREARKTLSPVAAWASIVGDAEKRRSYTSIRGHGGLVRATWDEVNEIIAAANAHTIKAHGPDRVVGFSPIPAMSMISYAAGARYLSLIGGVCLSFYDWYCDLPPASPQTWGEQTDVPESADWYNAGFLILWGSNVPQTRTPDAHFYTEVRYKGTKSAVVSPDYAEATKFADIWLAPKQGTDAALALAMGHVILREFHLDRRVAYFDDYARRYSDMPFLVRMEEKNGRLIPERMLRASELPGGLGETNNPEWKTVAIDEATGDLVAPLGSIGYRWGESGRWNLEDKDGAGRNVHLRLTLADTDHQIVAVDFPYFGGRASEHFVSTSHGDILTRNVPVREIAMADGSKVKVATVYDLMMANYGLDRGFGGDFVARTYDQDVPFTPAWAEKITGVKRDAIVTVAREFAENAEKTNGRSMVILGAGINHWYHMDMAYRGIINLLVFCGAIGQSGGGWSHYVGQEKLRPQTGWAPLAFGLDWARPSRQQNSTSFFYAHTDQWRYESLTAAEILSPTAPKGEWENSFIDYNVRAERMGWLPSAPQLKQNPLAIAAAARAAGLEVKDYVAKAVKSGELNLSCEDPDDPANWPRNLFVWRSNLLGSSGKGHEYFLKHLLGTKHGVMGKDLGTEGAVLNKEVVWHDTAPEGKLDLLVTLDFRMSTTCVYSDIVLPTATWYEKNDLNTSDMHPFIHPLSAAVDPAWEARSDWEIYKGLAKAFSAIAPEVLGVEEDVVLTPIQHDSPGEIAQAFDVADWKRGEIDPIPGRTMPAVSVVKRDYPHIFERFTALGPLMTDVGNGGKGIAWKTEHEVEALGALNGVHRDGAAKGLPKIDTDIDATEVVLMLAPETNGEVAVKAWEALGKVTGREHAHLALPKEDEKIRFRDIQAQPRKIISSPTWSGIESEKVCYNAGYTNVHELIPWRTLTGRQQLYQDHLWMRAFGESFVTWKPPVDLKAIARLGEHKSNGEKEIALNFITPHQKWGIHSTYTDNLLMLTLNRGGPVVWISETDARSAGIVDNDWVEVFNANGALTARAVVSQRVNPGMMMMYHAQEKIINTPGSELTGNRGGIHNSVTRTVLKPTHMIGGYAQQSYGFNYYGTVGSNRDEFVVIRKMSKVDWLEEPLAAGVPAAQEV from the coding sequence ATGTCGCATTTTCTCGATCGCCTGACCTTCTTCCGCAAGACCGTCGAGCCCTTCTCGGACAATCATGGCATTGTCACCAACGAAGACCGGTCCTGGGAGGACGGCTATCGCAAGCGCTGGCAGCACGACAAGATCGTCCGCTCGACACATGGCGTGAACTGCACCGGCTCGTGCTCCTGGAAGATCTACGTCAAGGGCGGCATCGTCACCTGGGAGACCCAGCAGACCGACTATCCGCGCACCCGTGCCGACCTGCCGAACCACGAGCCGCGCGGCTGCGCCCGTGGCGCGTCCTACAGCTGGTATCTCTATTCCGGCGCCCGGGTGAAGCATCCCATGGTGCGCGGCCGCCTGCTACGGCTGTGGCGCGAGGCGCGCAAGACCCTGTCGCCCGTCGCCGCATGGGCCTCGATCGTCGGCGATGCCGAGAAGCGGCGGTCCTACACCTCGATCCGCGGCCACGGCGGGCTGGTGCGGGCGACGTGGGACGAGGTCAACGAGATCATCGCCGCCGCCAACGCCCATACCATCAAGGCGCACGGCCCCGACCGCGTCGTCGGCTTCTCGCCCATTCCGGCCATGTCGATGATCTCCTATGCGGCCGGCGCCCGCTATCTGTCGCTGATCGGCGGCGTCTGCCTGTCGTTCTACGACTGGTACTGCGACCTGCCGCCCGCCTCACCCCAGACCTGGGGCGAGCAGACCGACGTGCCGGAAAGCGCCGACTGGTACAACGCCGGCTTCCTGATCCTCTGGGGTTCCAACGTGCCGCAGACGCGCACGCCCGACGCCCATTTCTACACCGAGGTTCGCTACAAGGGCACCAAGAGCGCCGTCGTCAGCCCCGACTATGCCGAGGCGACCAAGTTCGCCGACATCTGGCTCGCCCCCAAGCAGGGCACCGACGCCGCGCTGGCGCTGGCCATGGGCCACGTCATCCTCAGGGAGTTCCATCTCGACCGTCGCGTCGCCTATTTCGACGACTATGCGCGCCGCTACTCCGACATGCCCTTCCTCGTCCGTATGGAGGAGAAGAACGGGCGTCTCATTCCGGAGCGCATGCTGCGCGCTTCCGAACTGCCCGGAGGCCTTGGCGAGACCAATAATCCCGAGTGGAAGACGGTGGCGATCGACGAGGCCACCGGCGATCTGGTCGCGCCGCTCGGTTCCATCGGCTATCGCTGGGGCGAGAGCGGCCGCTGGAATCTCGAGGACAAGGACGGCGCCGGCCGGAATGTTCACCTGAGGCTGACGCTGGCGGACACCGACCATCAGATCGTCGCCGTCGACTTCCCCTATTTCGGTGGCAGGGCCAGCGAGCACTTCGTCTCGACCAGCCACGGCGACATCCTGACGCGGAACGTTCCGGTCCGCGAGATCGCCATGGCCGATGGATCGAAGGTGAAGGTTGCCACCGTCTACGACCTGATGATGGCCAACTACGGCCTCGATCGCGGCTTCGGCGGCGATTTCGTCGCCCGCACCTATGATCAGGACGTGCCGTTCACCCCGGCCTGGGCCGAGAAGATCACCGGCGTCAAGCGCGACGCCATCGTCACCGTCGCCCGCGAGTTCGCCGAGAACGCCGAGAAAACCAACGGCCGCTCAATGGTTATCCTCGGCGCCGGCATCAACCATTGGTACCACATGGACATGGCTTACCGGGGGATCATCAATCTCCTGGTGTTCTGCGGCGCCATCGGCCAGTCGGGCGGCGGTTGGTCGCACTATGTCGGCCAGGAAAAGCTCCGGCCGCAGACCGGCTGGGCACCGCTCGCCTTCGGTCTCGACTGGGCGCGACCGTCCCGCCAGCAGAATTCGACGTCCTTCTTCTACGCTCACACCGACCAGTGGCGCTATGAGAGCCTGACGGCGGCCGAGATCCTGTCGCCGACGGCGCCCAAGGGCGAGTGGGAAAACAGCTTCATCGACTACAACGTCCGCGCCGAGCGCATGGGCTGGCTGCCGTCGGCGCCGCAGCTCAAGCAGAACCCGCTCGCCATTGCCGCCGCCGCCAGGGCCGCCGGCCTTGAGGTGAAGGATTACGTCGCCAAGGCCGTTAAGTCGGGCGAGCTCAACCTCTCCTGCGAGGACCCGGACGATCCTGCCAACTGGCCGCGCAATCTGTTCGTCTGGCGGTCGAACCTCCTGGGTTCGTCCGGCAAGGGGCACGAGTATTTCCTGAAACACCTGCTCGGCACCAAGCATGGCGTGATGGGCAAGGATCTCGGTACCGAAGGCGCGGTGCTCAACAAGGAAGTCGTCTGGCACGACACGGCGCCGGAGGGGAAGCTCGACCTGTTGGTGACGCTCGATTTCCGCATGTCGACCACCTGCGTCTACTCGGACATCGTGCTGCCGACCGCCACCTGGTACGAGAAGAACGACCTCAACACCTCCGACATGCACCCCTTCATCCATCCGCTGTCCGCCGCCGTCGATCCGGCCTGGGAAGCGCGCTCGGACTGGGAGATCTACAAGGGGCTCGCCAAGGCCTTCTCGGCCATCGCGCCGGAAGTGCTTGGTGTCGAGGAGGATGTCGTCCTCACGCCCATCCAGCACGACAGCCCCGGCGAGATCGCGCAAGCCTTCGACGTTGCCGACTGGAAGCGCGGCGAGATCGACCCGATCCCCGGACGGACCATGCCGGCGGTCAGCGTCGTCAAGCGCGATTATCCGCACATCTTCGAGCGGTTCACCGCCCTCGGCCCGCTGATGACCGACGTCGGCAACGGCGGCAAGGGCATCGCCTGGAAGACCGAACACGAGGTGGAGGCGCTCGGCGCGCTCAACGGCGTGCATCGTGACGGAGCCGCCAAGGGCCTGCCGAAGATCGACACCGACATCGACGCCACCGAGGTGGTGCTGATGCTCGCCCCCGAGACCAACGGCGAGGTGGCCGTCAAGGCCTGGGAAGCGCTCGGCAAGGTCACCGGCCGCGAGCACGCCCATCTCGCCCTGCCGAAGGAAGACGAGAAGATCCGCTTCCGCGACATCCAGGCGCAACCGCGCAAGATCATCTCCTCACCCACCTGGTCGGGCATCGAGAGCGAGAAGGTCTGCTACAACGCCGGCTACACCAACGTTCACGAGCTGATCCCCTGGCGGACCCTGACCGGCCGGCAGCAGCTCTATCAGGATCACCTGTGGATGCGGGCGTTCGGCGAGAGCTTCGTCACCTGGAAGCCGCCGGTCGACCTTAAGGCCATCGCCCGTCTTGGCGAGCACAAGAGCAACGGCGAAAAGGAGATCGCCCTCAACTTCATCACGCCGCACCAGAAGTGGGGCATCCACTCTACCTATACCGACAACCTTCTGATGCTGACGCTCAATCGCGGCGGCCCGGTGGTCTGGATATCGGAAACCGATGCCCGCTCGGCCGGCATCGTCGACAACGACTGGGTGGAGGTGTTCAACGCCAACGGGGCGCTGACGGCTCGCGCGGTGGTCTCCCAGCGCGTCAATCCGGGCATGATGATGATGTATCACGCCCAGGAAAAGATCATCAACACGCCGGGATCGGAGCTGACGGGCAACCGGGGCGGCATCCATAACTCGGTGACACGCACAGTGCTGAAGCCGACCCACATGATCGGCGGCTACGCCCAGCAATCCTACGGCTTCAACTACTACGGCACCGTCGGTTCCAACCGCGACGAGTTCGTCGTCATCCGCAAGATGTCCAAGGTCGACTGGCTGGAAGAGCCGCTCGCCGCTGGCGTCCCGGCTGCTCAGGAGGTTTGA
- the narH gene encoding nitrate reductase subunit beta — translation MKIRAQIAMVLNLDKCIGCHTCSVTCKNVWTSREGVEYAWFNNVETKPGIGYPREWENQNRWNGGWRRKKNGKIEPRIGAKWRVLANIFANPDLPEIDDYYEPFTFDYEHLHNAKESKAFPTARPRSAITGERMEKIEWGPNWEEILGGEFAKRSQDINFEGVQKDIYGEFENTFMMYLPRLCEHCLNPACAASCPSGAIYKREEDGIVLIDQDKCRGWRMCVSGCPYKKIYYNWSSGKSEKCIFCYPRIEAGQPTVCSETCVGRIRYLGVLLYDADRIEAAASTENEQDLYEEQLKLFLDPKDPAVIAQARADGVPEAWIEAARKSPIWKMAMEWKVAFPLHPEYRTLPMVWYVPPLSPIQSAAAAGRIGETNGMPDVRSLRIPVRYLANLLTAGKEEPVTLALERMLAMRAYMRGKTVDGFVDETLAASVGLSGATIEDMYQVMAIANYEDRFVIPTNHRETNDDALSLRGSCGFSFGNGCSGGDTDVNLFSTAKLKKAKNPMEVL, via the coding sequence ATGAAGATCCGTGCCCAGATCGCCATGGTGCTGAACCTCGACAAGTGCATCGGCTGTCACACCTGTTCGGTCACTTGCAAGAACGTCTGGACCAGCCGCGAAGGCGTCGAATACGCCTGGTTCAACAACGTCGAGACCAAGCCCGGCATCGGCTACCCGCGCGAGTGGGAAAACCAGAACCGCTGGAACGGCGGCTGGCGTCGCAAGAAGAACGGCAAGATCGAGCCGAGGATCGGCGCCAAGTGGCGGGTTCTGGCCAACATCTTCGCCAACCCCGACCTGCCGGAGATCGACGACTACTACGAGCCGTTCACCTTCGACTACGAACATCTGCACAACGCCAAGGAATCCAAGGCCTTCCCGACAGCCCGTCCGCGCTCGGCCATCACTGGCGAGCGGATGGAGAAGATCGAGTGGGGACCGAACTGGGAGGAAATCCTCGGCGGCGAGTTCGCCAAGCGATCGCAGGACATCAACTTCGAGGGCGTCCAGAAGGACATCTACGGTGAGTTCGAAAACACCTTCATGATGTACCTGCCGCGCCTCTGCGAGCACTGCCTCAACCCGGCCTGCGCCGCCTCCTGTCCGTCGGGCGCCATCTACAAGCGCGAGGAGGACGGTATCGTCCTGATCGACCAGGACAAGTGCCGCGGCTGGCGCATGTGCGTCTCCGGCTGCCCCTACAAGAAGATCTATTACAACTGGTCCTCGGGCAAATCCGAGAAGTGCATCTTCTGCTACCCGCGCATCGAGGCCGGCCAGCCGACGGTCTGCTCGGAGACCTGCGTCGGCCGCATCCGCTATCTCGGCGTACTGCTTTACGATGCCGATCGCATCGAGGCCGCCGCCTCGACCGAAAACGAGCAGGACCTCTACGAGGAGCAACTGAAGCTGTTCCTCGACCCGAAAGACCCGGCGGTGATCGCCCAGGCGCGAGCCGACGGCGTACCGGAGGCGTGGATCGAGGCGGCGCGCAAATCGCCGATCTGGAAGATGGCGATGGAGTGGAAGGTCGCCTTCCCGCTGCATCCCGAATATCGCACGCTGCCGATGGTCTGGTACGTGCCGCCGCTGTCGCCCATCCAGTCGGCGGCGGCCGCTGGCCGGATCGGCGAGACGAACGGCATGCCGGACGTCCGCAGCCTGCGCATTCCCGTCCGTTACCTCGCCAACCTCCTGACCGCCGGCAAGGAAGAGCCGGTGACGCTCGCCCTCGAACGCATGCTGGCCATGCGGGCCTACATGCGCGGCAAGACGGTCGACGGCTTCGTCGACGAGACGCTCGCCGCCAGCGTCGGCCTGTCGGGCGCGACCATCGAGGACATGTATCAGGTGATGGCGATCGCCAACTATGAAGACCGCTTCGTCATCCCGACCAACCATCGCGAGACCAATGACGACGCTCTCAGCCTGCGCGGCTCCTGCGGCTTCTCGTTCGGCAACGGCTGCTCGGGTGGCGACACCGACGTCAACCTGTTCTCGACCGCCAAGTTGAAGAAGGCCAAGAACCCGATGGAGGTGCTGTGA